In Candidatus Eisenbacteria bacterium, the following proteins share a genomic window:
- the cas2 gene encoding CRISPR-associated endonuclease Cas2, whose protein sequence is MFVIVSYDVSTEGAAGRRRLRRVAKACQDYGQRVQYSIFEFIVDPAQWTVLRQRLVKEIDDEKDSLRFYYLGSNWKRRIEHVGAKKSFDQEGPLVV, encoded by the coding sequence ATGTTTGTGATCGTCAGTTATGATGTGTCAACGGAAGGAGCTGCTGGGCGGCGCAGGCTGCGCAGGGTTGCAAAGGCGTGTCAGGATTACGGACAGAGGGTCCAGTACTCGATCTTTGAGTTCATTGTTGACCCAGCGCAATGGACTGTTTTGCGGCAGAGGTTGGTCAAGGAGATTGATGATGAGAAAGACAGCCTGAGATTTTACTATCTCGGCTCTAACTGGAAGCGGCGGATTGAACATGTGGGGGCCAAGAAGTCGTTTGATCAGGAGGGCCCGTTGGTTGTTTAG
- the cas1c gene encoding type I-C CRISPR-associated endonuclease Cas1c, protein MKRHLNTLFVTTQGAYLSKDGETVAVKVEDDIRLRTPVHTLGGIVCFGQVSCSPFLMGFCAEHGVSISFLTETGNFLAKVQGPVSGNVLLRREQYRQADDAKSSVEIAKAVLTGKIANCRAVLSRALRDHAEKIDFEAVSLAVNRLSGALTKLHSESDIEVIRGIEGESANIYFNVFDHLITAQKDDFKFSVRNRRPPLDKVNCLLSFLYTIVMHDTRSALETVGLDPAVGYLHRDRPGRYGLALDLMEEFRPVFADRVALSLINLGQVQGKGFDKKESGAVWMDDETRKAVLVTYQKRKQDEIIHPFLKEKVTIGLLFHTQALLFARHLRGDMDAYPPFIWK, encoded by the coding sequence ATAAAAAGGCACTTGAACACATTATTCGTCACGACACAGGGAGCCTACCTCTCAAAGGACGGAGAAACGGTGGCCGTCAAGGTAGAGGACGACATCCGTTTGCGTACGCCCGTCCACACGCTTGGTGGAATTGTCTGCTTCGGGCAAGTGAGCTGTAGTCCTTTTCTGATGGGCTTTTGTGCAGAGCATGGAGTTTCAATCAGCTTTCTAACGGAGACAGGGAATTTCCTCGCAAAGGTTCAAGGTCCGGTTTCCGGCAACGTCTTGTTGAGGCGCGAGCAATATCGCCAGGCGGATGATGCGAAGTCTTCGGTGGAGATTGCTAAAGCTGTATTGACCGGAAAGATCGCAAATTGCCGAGCGGTACTTTCGCGCGCATTGAGGGATCATGCGGAGAAAATAGATTTCGAAGCTGTCTCCCTGGCAGTCAATAGACTTAGCGGTGCTTTGACCAAACTTCATTCTGAGTCCGACATCGAGGTCATTCGCGGGATAGAAGGGGAGTCTGCGAATATCTATTTCAATGTCTTCGATCATCTGATTACTGCGCAGAAAGATGATTTCAAATTTTCTGTTCGCAATCGGCGTCCTCCCTTGGACAAAGTGAATTGTTTGTTGTCATTCCTCTACACGATCGTAATGCACGACACCCGCTCAGCTCTTGAGACAGTTGGACTTGATCCGGCCGTGGGCTATTTGCACAGGGATCGTCCTGGAAGATATGGACTTGCTCTGGATTTGATGGAGGAATTTCGTCCGGTTTTTGCTGATCGCGTGGCACTTTCACTGATCAATCTTGGCCAGGTGCAAGGGAAGGGTTTCGACAAAAAAGAGTCCGGAGCTGTTTGGATGGACGATGAGACCAGAAAGGCCGTCCTCGTTACTTATCAAAAACGGAAACAAGACGAGATAATCCACCCATTTCTCAAAGAAAAAGTGACAATCGGGCTACTTTTCCACACCCAAGCCTTGTTGTTCGCACGGCATCTGCGAGGCGACATGGACGCTTACCCACCGTTCATATGGAAGTGA
- the cas4 gene encoding CRISPR-associated protein Cas4, which produces MYTEDDLIQLSALQHFVFCERQCALIHIERVWNENLFTVEGRIMHEHVDAAKREARGGIRIEYGVPLRSLRLGLIGKADAVEFHKEDDNWIPFPVEYKRGKPKPDNCDKVQLCAQALCLEEMLNVEIPEGALFYGRTRRRYVVAFDNALRTETEGAARKLHALIESAVTPMAEYSDKCKRCSLLDQCLPRASKKASSYLMKAIEED; this is translated from the coding sequence TTGTACACCGAAGACGACTTGATTCAGCTTTCAGCCCTGCAGCATTTTGTATTCTGCGAGCGGCAGTGTGCCCTGATTCACATCGAGCGGGTGTGGAATGAGAATCTGTTCACTGTCGAAGGCAGAATTATGCATGAGCATGTTGATGCGGCAAAAAGGGAAGCCAGAGGCGGAATACGGATTGAGTATGGAGTGCCACTTCGCTCGCTCAGGCTTGGACTTATCGGCAAAGCCGATGCGGTGGAATTTCACAAAGAGGACGATAACTGGATTCCATTCCCAGTGGAGTACAAGCGTGGTAAGCCAAAACCAGATAACTGCGACAAGGTCCAACTCTGCGCACAGGCGTTGTGTCTGGAAGAAATGTTAAACGTTGAAATACCTGAGGGAGCGCTTTTCTATGGGCGGACGCGTCGTAGGTACGTTGTGGCCTTTGACAATGCTCTTAGGACTGAGACTGAGGGCGCTGCAAGAAAACTTCACGCGCTCATTGAATCAGCTGTCACGCCAATGGCGGAGTATTCGGATAAATGCAAACGCTGTTCGCTGCTTGACCAATGTTTGCCAAGAGCAAGCAAGAAGGCGAGCAGCTATTTGATGAAAGCGATTGAGGAAGATTGA
- the cas7c gene encoding type I-C CRISPR-associated protein Cas7/Csd2: MSKAINNRCDFVLFFDVKDGNPNGDPDAGNLPRVDPETGHGLVTDVCLKRKVRNYVMLSKSEDEGFDIFVKEKGILNQEIERSYTSSDKVKEAVRAWQVWRKDKKNQEPERHYEDVAKEWMCENYYDIRAFGAVMSTGDDKEDEESKSKIRMTAGQVRGPIQLTFARSVDQIVTLEHGITRMAVTNERDLEKERTMGRKFTVPYGLYRCHGFVSAPFAAQTGFSDDDLSLFWKALLEMFEHDHSAARGQMATRKLVAFKHDSELGNAPAHKLFDMVKAEAKTKPVRDFGDYRISVPSQSDMPKGVTLEVKL, translated from the coding sequence ATGAGCAAGGCAATCAACAACCGCTGCGATTTTGTACTTTTTTTTGACGTGAAGGACGGCAACCCGAACGGCGATCCAGACGCTGGCAATCTACCTCGTGTTGATCCGGAAACGGGACATGGACTGGTGACAGATGTTTGTCTCAAGAGGAAGGTAAGGAATTATGTGATGCTGTCAAAGTCCGAAGATGAAGGTTTTGATATTTTTGTTAAAGAGAAGGGAATCCTCAATCAGGAAATCGAGAGGTCATATACCTCAAGCGACAAAGTGAAAGAAGCAGTTAGAGCGTGGCAAGTCTGGCGGAAAGACAAGAAGAACCAAGAGCCCGAGAGACATTACGAAGATGTAGCCAAGGAATGGATGTGTGAGAATTACTACGATATCCGTGCTTTTGGTGCTGTCATGTCAACAGGCGATGACAAGGAGGACGAAGAAAGTAAGAGTAAGATTAGAATGACCGCCGGGCAAGTGCGTGGGCCCATCCAGTTGACATTTGCAAGAAGTGTCGATCAGATCGTGACATTGGAACATGGTATCACTCGCATGGCAGTCACAAACGAAAGAGATCTCGAAAAAGAACGTACCATGGGAAGGAAATTCACTGTGCCGTATGGTCTTTATCGTTGCCACGGGTTTGTCTCCGCCCCCTTTGCAGCACAGACGGGATTCAGTGACGATGACCTGAGTCTATTCTGGAAAGCTCTTCTTGAGATGTTTGAGCATGACCATTCCGCTGCGCGCGGGCAGATGGCAACCCGCAAACTAGTTGCATTCAAACATGATTCTGAGTTGGGCAACGCACCTGCTCATAAGTTATTTGATATGGTAAAAGCGGAGGCAAAAACAAAGCCCGTGCGTGATTTTGGCGATTACAGGATTTCCGTGCCTTCTCAATCTGATATGCCGAAAGGGGTGACACTGGAGGTCAAACTGTAG
- the cas8c gene encoding type I-C CRISPR-associated protein Cas8c/Csd1, translated as MILQVLAKYYERIPNVAQEGFQKQPISFVIVLKKDGHFAGLQDIREGEGRKKRGQPRLVPKAVKRTVRPTANLLWDNPAYVFGRVKPDTKKDIRKLVQRAKGQQALFLDRIKSTFSGNLADEGVAAVIRFLETAECEKIFDHPLWSEIEESGGSISFQLEGDLELVCQRDAVRSAVIRNSKSEDSVGTQICLITGNHDTPARLHTAIKGVWGAQSSGANIVSFNLEAFGSFGKTQGYNAPVGNKAEFAYTTALNALLAKGSRQRIQVGDTSTVFWAEKKHQIEDWFADIFGEPPKEDSDKDNAAIKALFTSPETGAESVLDDNTKFYVLGLSPNASRIAIRFWYAGTVGTVEQNMRQHFNDISIQHGRSQPAYLSLFRLLVSTCVQRKSENIQPNLAGDFMKAILTGTPYPRTLLSSAMRRIRAEQDVTYPRASLIKAVLVRNARHYQKGERKEVGMALDLNNKNIGYRLGCLFAVLEKIQEEANPGINATIRDRFYGSASSTPVIVFPHLMKLKNHHLAKLENRGRAVNFEKIIGEIVDDIKDFPGHLNLDDQGRFAVGYYHRRQDFFKKKDADE; from the coding sequence CCTTGTGCCAAAAGCCGTCAAAAGAACAGTTAGGCCTACGGCAAATCTTTTGTGGGACAATCCCGCATATGTGTTTGGACGGGTCAAACCTGACACGAAGAAGGACATCAGAAAACTTGTTCAGAGAGCAAAGGGACAACAAGCTCTATTTCTTGATCGGATCAAGAGTACCTTTTCTGGCAATCTTGCTGACGAAGGTGTTGCCGCTGTCATCAGGTTTCTTGAAACGGCAGAGTGCGAAAAGATCTTTGACCATCCCCTGTGGAGCGAGATTGAAGAAAGCGGAGGAAGTATCTCGTTTCAGCTTGAGGGAGACCTTGAACTGGTTTGCCAGCGTGATGCTGTCAGGAGTGCTGTTATCCGTAACAGTAAAAGTGAAGACTCTGTTGGAACACAGATATGTCTCATCACCGGCAATCACGACACGCCTGCTCGGCTTCATACTGCGATAAAAGGTGTCTGGGGAGCTCAGTCTTCAGGGGCAAACATCGTCTCATTTAATCTTGAGGCTTTTGGTTCTTTTGGCAAGACCCAAGGCTACAATGCGCCTGTCGGCAACAAGGCCGAATTCGCCTATACCACTGCGCTCAACGCCCTCCTCGCGAAAGGGTCTCGCCAACGCATTCAGGTAGGCGATACCAGCACTGTTTTCTGGGCCGAGAAGAAACATCAAATCGAGGACTGGTTTGCGGACATCTTTGGAGAACCCCCGAAAGAAGATTCTGACAAAGACAACGCCGCAATCAAGGCACTCTTCACATCTCCCGAGACTGGCGCAGAATCAGTGCTCGATGACAACACGAAATTCTATGTGCTGGGCTTATCACCGAATGCCTCACGTATTGCTATCCGTTTCTGGTATGCAGGCACTGTCGGGACAGTCGAACAGAACATGAGACAGCACTTCAACGATATCTCCATTCAGCACGGTCGGAGTCAGCCAGCATACCTATCGCTCTTCCGACTGCTCGTTTCGACTTGCGTGCAGAGAAAATCAGAAAACATTCAGCCGAATCTCGCGGGTGATTTCATGAAGGCGATACTTACTGGTACGCCATACCCCCGAACGCTTTTGTCTTCGGCAATGCGGAGGATACGGGCTGAACAAGACGTTACGTATCCGCGGGCATCGCTTATTAAGGCAGTCCTGGTCAGGAATGCACGACATTATCAAAAGGGTGAAAGGAAGGAGGTTGGCATGGCATTGGACTTGAATAACAAAAACATTGGATACCGGCTTGGATGTCTCTTCGCCGTTCTTGAGAAGATTCAGGAGGAGGCGAATCCCGGCATCAACGCCACAATACGAGACCGTTTTTACGGTTCAGCGTCGAGTACACCGGTGATTGTCTTCCCTCACCTCATGAAGCTGAAAAACCATCACCTTGCGAAACTTGAAAACAGAGGACGTGCAGTCAATTTTGAAAAAATTATCGGTGAGATAGTCGACGACATAAAAGACTTCCCTGGCCATCTGAATCTCGACGATCAGGGGAGATTCGCCGTTGGGTACTATCACAGGAGACAGGATTTTTTCAAAAAGAAAGATGCAGATGAGTAA